One window from the genome of Cucumis melo cultivar AY chromosome 12, USDA_Cmelo_AY_1.0, whole genome shotgun sequence encodes:
- the LOC103486276 gene encoding sphingolipid delta(4)-desaturase DES1-like, with the protein MQGGAERDDGVMATDFFWSYTDEPHASRRRQILSKYPQIRELFGPDPWAFFKISMVVLLQLWTATTLHSADWLKILAIAYFFGSFLNHNLFLAIHELSHNLAFSTPDYNKWLGIFANLPIGVPMSITFQKYHLEHHRFQGVDGMDMDVPSQTEAHLVTNVVSKAIWVIFQLFFYALRPLFLKPKPPGHWEFINFIIQIALDVAMVYFWSWKSFAYLILSTFVGGGMHPMAGHFISEHYVFNPKQETYSYYGPLNLLTWSVGYHNEHHDFPRIPGSKLYKVKEIAPEYYNELDSYKSWSQVIYMYIMDKTVGPFSRMKRMPRKSE; encoded by the exons ATGCAAGGTGGTGCAGAGAGAGATGATGGCGTTATGGCCACTGACTTCTTCTGGTCTTACACCGATGAACCTCACGCTTCCAGGAGACGACAAATTCTCTCTAAGTACCCTCAGATCCGGGAGCTCTTCGGTCCTGACCCCTGGGCTTTCTTCAAg ATTTCTATGGTGGTTCTGCTTCAGTTATGGACTGCTACGACTCTTCACAGTGCAGACTGGTTAAAGATATTGGCAATAGCCTACTTCTTTGGCTCTTTTCTCAACCACAACCTATTTTTAGCCATTCACGAGCTCAGTCACAACCTTGCCTTCTCAACACCTGACTACAACAAGTGGCTCGGGATTTTTGCTAATCTCCCCATTGGAGTGCCCATGTCCATCACATTTCAAAAGTATCACCTCGAGCACCATCGCTTCCAAGGAGTGGATGGCATGGATATGGACGTTCCGAGCCAGACCGAAGCTCATCTGGTGACTAATGTTGTCTCGAAAGCTATATGGGTTATCTTCCAACTCTTCTTCTATGCACTCCGCCCATTGTTTCTCAAACCAAAGCCCCCAGGTCACTGGGAGTTCATCAACTTCATTATTCAGATAGCTCTTGATGTTGCCATGGTTTACTTCTGGAGTTGGAAGTCTTTTGCTTACCTGATCCTCTCCACATTCGTCGGTGGTGGGATGCATCCAATGGCTGGTCACTTCATTTCCGAACATTATGTCTTCAATCCCAAACAGGAGACATATTCTTACTACGGTCCACTTAATCTTCTTACATGGAGTGTAGGTTACCACAATGAACACCATGACTTCCCCAGAATTCCAGGAAGCAAGCTTTACAAAGTGAAGGAGATTGCACCTGAATACTACaatgaattagattcatacaAATCGTGGAGCCAGGTGATATACATGTACATTATGGACAAGACAGTGGGGCCATTCAGTAGGATGAAGAGAATGCCAAGGAAGTCTGAGTAG
- the LOC103486263 gene encoding allantoinase isoform X2 has translation MGNHVVDYADAVVMPGLVDVHVHLDDPGRSEWEGFPSGTKAAAAGGVTTLVDMPLNNFPSTTSEETLKLKIKAAEGRIYVDVGFWGGLVPENAFNASALENLLKAGALGLKSFMCPSGINDFPMTNITHIKEGLSVLAKYKRPLLVHSEIEQSSPSPVQREGSQDDPRSYSTYLTTRPPSWEEAAVRELLKVTNNTRPGGPAEGAHIHVAHLSDSGSTLELIKEAKRSGDSVSVETCTHYLAFSEEDIKDGDTRFKCAPPIRDKANKEKLWDALMEGHIDMLSSDHSPTVPDLKLPDSGDFLKAWGGISSLQFDLSATWSHAKKRGVTMEQLALWWSERPAKLAGLELKGAIAIGKHADIVAWAPDEEYDVNDIPVYLKHPSISAYMGMKLSGKVLATFVRGQLVYEEKHAPAACGTPILATVTD, from the exons ATGGGTAATCATGTGGTTGATTACGCAGATGCTGTTGTAATGCCTGGCTTGGTTGATGT CCATGTTCATCTTGATGATCCTGGACGGTCTGAATGGGAAGGGTTTCCATCTGGAACAAAAGCTGCAGCTGCTG GTGGCGTAACTACTCTGGTTGACATGCCATTAAATAATTTTCCATCAACTACGTCTGAAGAAACTCTAAAACTCAAG ATTAAGGCTGCTGAAGGAAGAATTTATGTTGACGTTG GCTTTTGGGGAGGTCTTGTTCCTGAGAATGCTTTCAACGCAAGTGCTCTGGAAAATCTCCTAAAAGCAGGGGCTCTCGGCCTAAAG TCATTTATGTGTCCTTCCGGGATCAATGACTTTCCTATGACAAATATTACTCATATCAAG GAAGGACTGTCAGTTTTAGCAAAATACAAAAGACCTTTGCTTGTGCATTCAGAGATTGAACAAAGTTCTCCAAGCCCTGTGCAACGTGAAGGTAGTCAAGATGATCCTCGTTCTTACTCAACATATCTTACAACCAGACCACCTTCTTG GGAAGAGGCAGCTGTAAGAGAGCTCTTAAAGGTGACAAATAATACAAGGCCAGGTGGCCCGGCAGAAGGAGCTCATATTCACGTTGCTCATTTGTCTGATTCAGGTTCTACCTTAGAACTTATTAAG GAAGCCAAAAGGAGCGGAGATAGTGTGTCAGTTGAGACGTGCACCCACTATCTAGCTTTCTCAGAAGAAGATATAAAAGATGGAGATACTCGTTTCAAGTGTGCTCCGCCAATTCGTGATAAAGCCAACAAAGAGAAACTATGGGATGCTTTGATG GAAGGACATATTGACATGTTAAGTTCTGATCATTCGCCCACAGTGCCAGATCTAAAGCTACCTGATTCTGGGGATTTTTTAAAGGCTTGGGGCGGCATATCATCTTTGCAG TTTGATCTCTCTGCAACCTGGTCACATGCAAAGAAACGTGGAGTAACAATGGAGCAACTTGCTTTGTGGTGGAGTGAGCGGCCTGCCAAGCTTGCTGGTCTAGAATTAAAG GGTGCTATTGCTATTGGAAAGCATGCAGATATTGTTGCATGGGCACCAGATGAGGAGTACGATGTCAATGACATTCCTGTATACTTGAAACATCCC AGCATTTCAGCCTATATGGGAATGAAACTGTCTGGAAAAGTTTTGGCCACTTTTGTAAGAGGACAGCTCGTATACGAAGAGAAGCATGCTCCTGCTGCTTGTGGAACTCCAATCCTTGCAACAGTAACAGATTAG
- the LOC103486263 gene encoding allantoinase isoform X1 has product MNLLQWKLLPLLTLLASVFLVFYLKDPSENECSLLPHKHFWITSKRIVTPQGVISGAVEINGGRIVSIVKEEERHGKIMGNHVVDYADAVVMPGLVDVHVHLDDPGRSEWEGFPSGTKAAAAGGVTTLVDMPLNNFPSTTSEETLKLKIKAAEGRIYVDVGFWGGLVPENAFNASALENLLKAGALGLKSFMCPSGINDFPMTNITHIKEGLSVLAKYKRPLLVHSEIEQSSPSPVQREGSQDDPRSYSTYLTTRPPSWEEAAVRELLKVTNNTRPGGPAEGAHIHVAHLSDSGSTLELIKEAKRSGDSVSVETCTHYLAFSEEDIKDGDTRFKCAPPIRDKANKEKLWDALMEGHIDMLSSDHSPTVPDLKLPDSGDFLKAWGGISSLQFDLSATWSHAKKRGVTMEQLALWWSERPAKLAGLELKGAIAIGKHADIVAWAPDEEYDVNDIPVYLKHPSISAYMGMKLSGKVLATFVRGQLVYEEKHAPAACGTPILATVTD; this is encoded by the exons ATGAATTTGCTGCAGTGGAAGCTACTTCCTCTATTAACATTGCTCGCTTCCGTTTTCTTAGTTTTCTACTTAAAGGATCCATCCGAG AATGAATGCAGCCTCCTTCCTCACAAGCACTTTTGGATAACAAGCAAGCGCATTGTTACGCCACAAGGAGTAATTTCTGGAGCTG TTGAGATAAATGGAGGGAGGATTGTATCCATTGTTAAGGAGGAAGAAAGGCATGGGAAGATTATGGGTAATCATGTGGTTGATTACGCAGATGCTGTTGTAATGCCTGGCTTGGTTGATGT CCATGTTCATCTTGATGATCCTGGACGGTCTGAATGGGAAGGGTTTCCATCTGGAACAAAAGCTGCAGCTGCTG GTGGCGTAACTACTCTGGTTGACATGCCATTAAATAATTTTCCATCAACTACGTCTGAAGAAACTCTAAAACTCAAG ATTAAGGCTGCTGAAGGAAGAATTTATGTTGACGTTG GCTTTTGGGGAGGTCTTGTTCCTGAGAATGCTTTCAACGCAAGTGCTCTGGAAAATCTCCTAAAAGCAGGGGCTCTCGGCCTAAAG TCATTTATGTGTCCTTCCGGGATCAATGACTTTCCTATGACAAATATTACTCATATCAAG GAAGGACTGTCAGTTTTAGCAAAATACAAAAGACCTTTGCTTGTGCATTCAGAGATTGAACAAAGTTCTCCAAGCCCTGTGCAACGTGAAGGTAGTCAAGATGATCCTCGTTCTTACTCAACATATCTTACAACCAGACCACCTTCTTG GGAAGAGGCAGCTGTAAGAGAGCTCTTAAAGGTGACAAATAATACAAGGCCAGGTGGCCCGGCAGAAGGAGCTCATATTCACGTTGCTCATTTGTCTGATTCAGGTTCTACCTTAGAACTTATTAAG GAAGCCAAAAGGAGCGGAGATAGTGTGTCAGTTGAGACGTGCACCCACTATCTAGCTTTCTCAGAAGAAGATATAAAAGATGGAGATACTCGTTTCAAGTGTGCTCCGCCAATTCGTGATAAAGCCAACAAAGAGAAACTATGGGATGCTTTGATG GAAGGACATATTGACATGTTAAGTTCTGATCATTCGCCCACAGTGCCAGATCTAAAGCTACCTGATTCTGGGGATTTTTTAAAGGCTTGGGGCGGCATATCATCTTTGCAG TTTGATCTCTCTGCAACCTGGTCACATGCAAAGAAACGTGGAGTAACAATGGAGCAACTTGCTTTGTGGTGGAGTGAGCGGCCTGCCAAGCTTGCTGGTCTAGAATTAAAG GGTGCTATTGCTATTGGAAAGCATGCAGATATTGTTGCATGGGCACCAGATGAGGAGTACGATGTCAATGACATTCCTGTATACTTGAAACATCCC AGCATTTCAGCCTATATGGGAATGAAACTGTCTGGAAAAGTTTTGGCCACTTTTGTAAGAGGACAGCTCGTATACGAAGAGAAGCATGCTCCTGCTGCTTGTGGAACTCCAATCCTTGCAACAGTAACAGATTAG
- the LOC103486255 gene encoding CBS domain-containing protein CBSX5-like, with protein MAATLLGCEVSDLCLGKPALRSISISATVADALSILTKIDEGYISVWSCGDHSSSKADSDLHCRCVGKVCMVDIICFLCRQENLLQPAIGLQSPISVLIPEGFELVKHLEPHASLMEAIDLIHDGIHNLVIPIKMSTSQRKNILKKSPANSISSLHNDQEYCWLAPEDIIRYLLNSIGLFSSTAANPINSLNIIDTNNILAVRYDESALSILPLISQALIHQSSVAIVDLDDKLIGEISPLTLNFCDETVVAAIATLTAGEFMAYIDCGGPPDDLVQLVKERLEEKNLEAVLEWVEEESLTISSSSSSICSSSDDEFGCGSSSTGSGRSGRICGYSARVMRRSEAIVCYPWNSLVAVMIQALAHRVSYVWVIQNDGTLAGTVTFASLLAVFRDRLKSL; from the exons ATGGCAGCAACTTTGTTGGGCTGCGAGGTATCTGACCTATGCCTTGGAAAACCTGCGCTTCGATCCATATCCATCTCCGCCACTGTCGCCGATGCCTTATCGATCTTGACGAAGATTGACGAAGGCTACATAAGCGTCTGGAGCTGTGGAGATCATTCCTCCTCTAAGGCGGATTCGGATTTACATTGTCGCTGCGTCGGTAAAGTATGCATGGTGGATATAATCTGTTTTCTTTGTAGACAAGAAAATTTGTTGCAACCGGCGATTGGGCTTCAATCTCCGATCTCTGTTTTGATTCCTGAGGGATTTGAACTCGTTAAGCATTTGGAACCTCATGCCAG TTTGATGGAGGCGATTGACCTCATACACGATGGAATACATAACCTTGTTATCCCAATAAAAATGAGCACAAGTCAGAGGAAAAACATCCTCAAGAAATCACCGGCTAATTCCATCTCCTCTCTCCATAACGATCAAGAATATTGCTGGCTAGCTCCGGAGGATATAATCCGTTACCTCCTCAACTCAATCGGACTTTTCAGCTCTACCGCCGCGAATCCTATCAATTCCTTGAACATAATTGATACCAACAACATTCTTGCCGTCCGTTACGACGAATCTGCGTTGTCTATTCTTCCTCTAATCTCGCAAGCGCTGATTCACCAATCCTCTGTCGCCATTGTTGACTTAGACGACAAATTAATCGGCGAAATTTCGCCGTTAACGCTCAATTTCTGCGACGAAACGGTGGTGGCGGCTATAGCAACGCTCACAGCCGGTGAATTCATGGCTTATATAGACTGTGGTGGTCCTCCGGATGATTTAGTGCAATTAGTAAAGGAAAGATTAGAAGAGAAAAACTTAGAGGCGGTTCTGGAGTGGGTGGAGGAAGAATCATTAACAAtctcatcttcatcttcttcaatctGTTCTTCTTCAGATGATGAGTTTGGATGTGGATCGAGTAGTACTGGATCAGGGAGAAGTGGAAGGATTTGTGGGTATTCAGCGAGAGTAATGAGGAGATCTGAGGCGATTGTTTGTTATCCATGGAATTCTTTGGTTGCAGTGATGATTCAAGCTTTAGCTCATCGAGTTAGCTATGTGTGGGTGATTCAAAACGACGGAACTCTCGCCGGAACAGTCACCTTCGCTTCATTGTTGGCCGTTTTCCGGGATAGATTAAAATCTCTATAG